From one Rhodamnia argentea isolate NSW1041297 chromosome 1, ASM2092103v1, whole genome shotgun sequence genomic stretch:
- the LOC115748786 gene encoding nascent polypeptide-associated complex subunit beta-like, which translates to MNVEKLMKMAGSVRTGGKGTMRRKKKAVHKTTTTDDKRLQSTLKRIGVNAIPAIEEVNIFKDDVVIQFLNPKVQASIAANTWVVSGSPQTKKLQDILPGIINQLGPDNLDNLRKLAEQFQKQSPGAAAATGATATQDDDDDEVPELVPGETFEAAADEGHKS; encoded by the exons ATGAACGTAGAGAAGCTTATGAAGATGGCTGGTTCAGTCCGCACTGGTGGAAAGGGCACCATGAGAAG AAAGAAGAAGGCTGTGCACAAGACAACTACCACGGATGACAAAAGGCTCCAAAGCACCCTGAAAAGAATTGGAGTTAATGCTATTCCTGCAATTGAggaagtcaacattttcaaggaTGATGTCGTCATCCAGTTCCTAAATCCCAAAG TTCAAGCCTCTATTGCAGCCAATACATGGGTCGTTAGCGGTTCTCCTCAGACCAAGA AACTGCAAGACATTCTCCCAGGAATAATCAACCAATTAGGGCCTGATAACTTGGACAACCTAAGGAAGCTGGCCGAGCAGTTCCAGAAGCAGTCACCTGGTGCAGCTGCCGCCACGGGTGCAACTGCAACacaggatgatgatgatgatgaggtcCCTGAACTTGTTCCCGGGGAGACTTTTGAGGCTGCTGCGGATGAGGGACACAAATCTTAA
- the LOC115748766 gene encoding xyloglucan endotransglucosylase/hydrolase protein 9-like — protein sequence MLHKRIQMIISKWRSSCSLIALLTMSWLWSSCTVRRVAGCDGFDELFQPTWAPEHVECEGDQTKLTLDSSSGCGFGSMKTYLFGLTTVQIKLVQGDSAGTVTAFYMSSDAPNHDELDFEFLGNLSGEPYLVQTNVYVNGTGDREQRHSLWFDPTLDFHTYSLFWNRRFIMFLVDGIPVRVFTNKEESRGVPYPKSQPMRVRGSVWNADDWATQGGRVKTNWSHAPFVSSFRSFGIDACELSPETDDIVTKCRQLGQYWWDKPSFDEIGRHRSRQLTWVRKKHLVYDYCQDKLRFSELPKECVD from the exons ATGCTGCATAAGAGAATTCAGATGATTATCTCGAAGTGGCGGTCTTCGTGTTCCTTGATTGCCTTATTGACGATGTCGTGGTTGTGGAGTTCTTGTACGGTACGGAGAGTAGCTGGTTGTGATGGCTTCGACGAGCTCTTCCAACCCACCTGGGCTCCTGAGCACGTCGAGTGCGAAGGGGACCAAACAAAGTTGACTCTTGATTCTTCTTCTG GTTGTGGGTTCGGGTCCATGAAGACATACCTGTTTGGACTGACAACGGTGCAAATTAAGCTAGTCCAAGGCGATTCAGCTGGAACAGTAACGGCATTCTAC ATGTCTTCGGATGCTCCTAACCACGATGAGCTTGACTTCGAGTTTCTGGGAAACCTATCCGGAGAACCTTACCTTGTCCAAACCAATGTTTATGTCAACGGCACGGGAGATAGAGAGCAAAGGCACAGTCTTTGGTTCGATCCTACCTTGGATTTTCATACCTACTCTTTGTTCTGGAACCGACGTTTTATCAT GTTTCTCGTCGACGGAATTCCTGTAAGAGTATTCACGAACAAGGAAGAATCTCGTGGCGTGCCATATCCGAAAAGCCAGCCTATGCGAGTCCGTGGGTCGGTGTGGAACGCTGACGATTGGGCCACACAAGGAGGACGGGTGAAGACGAACTGGAGCCATGCGCCTTTCGTCTCTTCGTTTCGGTCCTTTGGCATCGACGCCTGTGAGCTGTCGCCGGAGACGGACGATATCGTGACCAAATGCAGACAATTGGGGCAATATTGGTGGGACAAGCCGTCGTTCGACGAGATAGGTCGTCATCGGAGCCGCCAACTCACGTGGGTTCGCAAGAAGCACTTGGTCTATGACTATTGCCAGGACAAACTCAGGTTTTCTGAGCTTCCTAAGGAATGTGTGGATTAG
- the LOC115748787 gene encoding dnaJ homolog subfamily C member 7 — protein MMELTVISPLNNSLSLSHPQRRRLTAASCAGSSSLSEVRVCTNRTCRKQGSFQTLEALSGLAPPGVAVNACGCLGRCGSGPNLALLPEGVIVSHCGTAARAARIFCDADKDVLRNLEALALRKRAESELERGNFSDAEVLLTQAIAMSPSGGIHVMYKDRSVARLGMSNYSGALEDAKEASTLAPQYTEAYLCQGDALMAMEQFDEAEKSYSTSSQIDPSIRRSRSFKDRVERLQQKLAAADIS, from the exons ATGATGGAGCTCACCGTAATCTCTCCCCTCAacaactcactctctctctctcatcctcaaCGACGCCGCCTCACAGCCGCCTCGTGCGCGGGCTCGTCGAGCCTCTCCGAGGTCAGGGTCTGCACCAACCGCACTTGCCGCAAGCAGGGCTCGTTCCAGACCCTGGAGGCGCTCTCCGGCCTGGCCCCGCCCGGCGTCGCCGTCAATGCCTGCGGTTGCTTGGGCCGGTGCGGCTCCGGCCCCAACCTCGCCCTCCTGCCCGAGGGCGTCATCGTCAGCCACTGCGGCACCGCCGCGCGCGCCGCGCGGATCTTCTGTGACGCTGACAAGGACGTGTTGAGGAACCTGGAGGCGCTTGCGCTGAGGAAGAGAGCCGAGAGCGAGCTGGAGAGGGGAAATTTCTCCGATGCCGAGGTCCTGCTAACTCAG GCTATAGCAATGAGTCCATCTGGTGGGATCCATGTGATGTATAAAGACAG ATCTGTTGCGAGGTTGGGAATGAGCAACTATAGTGGGGCTCTGGAAGATGCAAAAGAAGCGTCAACATTAGCTCCTCAGTACACTGAG gCTTATTTATGTCAGGGTGATGCTCTCATGGCAATGGAACAGTTTGATGAAGCTGAGAAGTCCTATTCCACGTCCTCACAGATAGATCCCTCCATTCGTCGTTCCAGATCATTCAAG GATCGAGTTGAAAGGCTTCAACAGAAACTAGCTGCTGCAGATATCTCTTGA